From Strigops habroptila isolate Jane chromosome 10, bStrHab1.2.pri, whole genome shotgun sequence, one genomic window encodes:
- the RAB4A gene encoding ras-related protein Rab-4A isoform X2 — MSQSAMSETYDFLFKFLVIGNAGTGKSCLLHQFIEKKFKDDSNHTIGVEFGSKIINVGGKYVKLQIWDTAGQERFRSVTRSYYRGAAGALLVYDITSRETYNALTNWLTDARMLASQNIVIILCGNKKDLDADREVTFLEASRFAQENELMFLETSALTGENVEEAFVQCARKILNKIESGELDPERMGSGIQYGDAALRQLRSPRRAQAQSAQECGC; from the exons ATGTCGCAGTCTGCCATGTCCGAGACCTACG ATTTCCTGTTTAAATTCTTGGTCATAGGAAATGCTGGAACTGGAAAATCCTGTTTACTACACCAatttattgaaaagaaat tcaagGACGACTCAAATCATACTATAGGAGTGGAATTTGGTTCAAAGATCATAAATGTTGGTGGTAAATATGTAAAACTGCAGATATGGGATACAGCGGGGCAAGAGAGATTCAG GTCCGTAACAAGGAGTTACTATagaggagctgcaggtgctTTGCTTGTCTATGATATAACCAG CCGGGAAACCTACAATGCCCTTACTAATTGGTTGACGGATGCAAGAATGTTAGCAAGTCAGAATATTGTGATAATACTGTGTGGAAACAAAAAGGATCTTGATGCAGATCGTGAAGTTACTTTTTTAGAAGCATCCCGGTTTGCACAAGAAAATG AGCTGATGTTCTTAGAAACGAGCGCGCTAACAGGGGAAAACGTTGAGGAGGCCTTTGTACAGTGTGCAAGAAAAATACTCAATAAAATTGAATCAG GAGAATTGGATCCAGAAAGAATGGGCTCAGGAATTCAGTATGGAGATGCTGCCTTGAGACAGTTGAGATCACCACGTAGAGCACAAGCACAAAGTGCTCAAGAATGTGGGTGTTAA
- the RAB4A gene encoding ras-related protein Rab-4A isoform X3 encodes MSQSAMSETYAVNTVNEINDFLFKFLVIGNAGTGKSCLLHQFIEKKFKDDSNHTIGVEFGSKIINVGGKYVKLQIWDTAGQERFRSVTRSYYRGAAGALLVYDITSRETYNALTNWLTDARMLASQNIVIILCGNKKDLDADREVTFLEASRFAQENGELDPERMGSGIQYGDAALRQLRSPRRAQAQSAQECGC; translated from the exons ATGTCGCAGTCTGCCATGTCCGAGACCTACG CTGTGAACACTGTTAATGAAATTAATG ATTTCCTGTTTAAATTCTTGGTCATAGGAAATGCTGGAACTGGAAAATCCTGTTTACTACACCAatttattgaaaagaaat tcaagGACGACTCAAATCATACTATAGGAGTGGAATTTGGTTCAAAGATCATAAATGTTGGTGGTAAATATGTAAAACTGCAGATATGGGATACAGCGGGGCAAGAGAGATTCAG GTCCGTAACAAGGAGTTACTATagaggagctgcaggtgctTTGCTTGTCTATGATATAACCAG CCGGGAAACCTACAATGCCCTTACTAATTGGTTGACGGATGCAAGAATGTTAGCAAGTCAGAATATTGTGATAATACTGTGTGGAAACAAAAAGGATCTTGATGCAGATCGTGAAGTTACTTTTTTAGAAGCATCCCGGTTTGCACAAGAAAATG GAGAATTGGATCCAGAAAGAATGGGCTCAGGAATTCAGTATGGAGATGCTGCCTTGAGACAGTTGAGATCACCACGTAGAGCACAAGCACAAAGTGCTCAAGAATGTGGGTGTTAA
- the RAB4A gene encoding ras-related protein Rab-4A isoform X1 — MSQSAMSETYAVNTVNEINDFLFKFLVIGNAGTGKSCLLHQFIEKKFKDDSNHTIGVEFGSKIINVGGKYVKLQIWDTAGQERFRSVTRSYYRGAAGALLVYDITSRETYNALTNWLTDARMLASQNIVIILCGNKKDLDADREVTFLEASRFAQENELMFLETSALTGENVEEAFVQCARKILNKIESGELDPERMGSGIQYGDAALRQLRSPRRAQAQSAQECGC, encoded by the exons ATGTCGCAGTCTGCCATGTCCGAGACCTACG CTGTGAACACTGTTAATGAAATTAATG ATTTCCTGTTTAAATTCTTGGTCATAGGAAATGCTGGAACTGGAAAATCCTGTTTACTACACCAatttattgaaaagaaat tcaagGACGACTCAAATCATACTATAGGAGTGGAATTTGGTTCAAAGATCATAAATGTTGGTGGTAAATATGTAAAACTGCAGATATGGGATACAGCGGGGCAAGAGAGATTCAG GTCCGTAACAAGGAGTTACTATagaggagctgcaggtgctTTGCTTGTCTATGATATAACCAG CCGGGAAACCTACAATGCCCTTACTAATTGGTTGACGGATGCAAGAATGTTAGCAAGTCAGAATATTGTGATAATACTGTGTGGAAACAAAAAGGATCTTGATGCAGATCGTGAAGTTACTTTTTTAGAAGCATCCCGGTTTGCACAAGAAAATG AGCTGATGTTCTTAGAAACGAGCGCGCTAACAGGGGAAAACGTTGAGGAGGCCTTTGTACAGTGTGCAAGAAAAATACTCAATAAAATTGAATCAG GAGAATTGGATCCAGAAAGAATGGGCTCAGGAATTCAGTATGGAGATGCTGCCTTGAGACAGTTGAGATCACCACGTAGAGCACAAGCACAAAGTGCTCAAGAATGTGGGTGTTAA